From the genome of Methanoregula boonei 6A8:
GAAACGAGCGCGAGAAGCTCAGCCGGGTGTACCGGTACAGCCCCGGGGGGGTCAGGGTACTGGACAGCCACGATGTCACAAAGAGGCTGTACAAATTCGACCCTGCCACCACCACGATGACGGAGAACGATCCGGCACAGCCAAATAAGATCCTGCGCCGGTTTGTCTTTGACAATTACGGAATGCTCGAAGAGACCTTCTCGTTTGGGAACCCTCCCCGGACCTACCGGTACGAGGCCGGGGGCCGGCAGATCGTGATGCGGGAAGGTGGCGATTATGGTGCCGTGGGAAAGACCTATTCCTTTGAGGGCAACGGAGTTGCCGAAACCGCTTTTGGGCGCGACGGCAGCATAGAGCGGGTCTATGCCTTTGATCCCAAAAATGAGACGATCATCATCCGCAGGGGAGGGTGGTACGGCGATATCGAACGGCGGCTGGTTTTCGAACGTCTGGATGTATCGGTCTTCTGCGAGCCTGAGGCATTCCTCCAGTTCCTGATGTTTACCGAGAAGAGCCAGCGGGAGACGGACGCGGAGATCGATGAAGAAGTGGCAAAGATCCGGAGCAGTTCCGGATCCGGCAGCCGGTACGCGTACACAGGTCCCCGGCACACATCGGATGATACCGGGCGGCCCGCGGGGATATCCGTTGAACGCTCCCGCATTGCACCGGGCCGGGCACCTGCATCCCGGGCAGCATCGCGGGACGATAGCGGCATTGATTTTATCCCTGATGCGGATTCGTCGCGCGACCTCCCCCGGGGTCCGCCCGGGGCCCGCGTGCAGAGCACATCAATCCCGATCGAAGAACGGTTCCGGAGCATGCGGGACGAAGACCAGAGACTTACCACAGGAAGAAGTGCAAGCATCCCTCTTGACGAGCGCTTCCGGAGTTCCCGGGAAGAGGACCGGACGCTCACGAAAGGAAGGAGTGCCAGCATCCCGCTCGAAGAACGCTTCGGGAACGAAGAGAATGATAAGGATGAGCTTACGCCCGGGAGAAGCACCCAGATCTCTTACGAAGAGCGCAGGAAAGGGAGCCGGCTGCAGTAAGCCGGGGATCTTTCCCCCTTTTGCCGGATAGCGATTCGCCCGGCTTTATCCTGTTTTAGCAGAATTTCCACTTGAAACTATTACCTGTACGCGTGACACGCCCTGCGGAAGTACCGGCAAAATGCGAACTGAAATACAGGGCATGCCGGTCCGCGAGATAGTCCAGTACCCACTTCCGTGAGGCACGGGCCTTTTCTGTATCCTCGCAGTACACAGAATTCCATTCAGGACGGTATACCTGAACGGGGTGATGCATGACATCACCGCCAAAAAGAGCTTCTTCCCCGTTTGAAGTTAGGCCAACTGCCATCTGGCCGGGGCTGTGCCCCGGTACGGGATACAGGGAAACTCCCTCAAGAAACTCTGTCCCGTCCGGGAGAACGATCTCGGCCTGTCCTGCATGGATCACCGGAAGAACACTGTCTTTGTATATGATGAATTTGACACGGTTCTTCTCCGGGTAATTTTCCGGGTCGGAATAGTGTCTCTGCTCGGCCTTTGAGAAAACGTATGTTGCATTGGGGAAGGTAGGTTCCCACACGCCATCAACGAGGCGGGTGTTCCATCCTACATGATCCACGTGAAGATGCGTTAAGATGACATAATCCACCATCTCCGGCGTCACACCTGCAGCTTTGAGCCGTTCAAGGTAGGGTGTGTTCAATCGGTTAAGCCGGGGAAACCAGACGCGTTCTTTATCGTTTCCTGTTGCCGTGTCGATGAGGATCGTATGCTGTCTTGTCCTGATAAGCCAGGTATGGATACTCTGGATGACATGCGTCCGTGTCTGATCCATGTTTTCGGGGACCAGCCAGTGTTCGTGTTCCAAAAGAAAAGCCGGGTCCCATTGGGGATACAGGTACTCCGGGCTGTTTGAATCGAGAATAAGTTCCGGTATTTTGGTGATTGTGGCGTTGCCCACGTGATATACCCTGTCCATGGAAGTTTCAACCCGGTGCCCGTCGCTTTTGTCAGGGCGTTATTCCTGCGTGTGGACGATTATGGTCCTTACAGTATCAAAAGATGCGCAGTTTGCACAATCGTATATACTATTATTGAAGATAGTTTTGGACATGCCACGCTCGTCCCCGGTCGGCACATGCCCGATCCAGATCTCGCTCTCTGTTATCGGTGGAAAGTGGAAGCCGATTATCCTCTGGTTTCTCAAAGACGAACCGGTCAGGTTTTCCGGGATCCAGAAAAAGATCCCGGGGATTACCCAGATGATGCTTGCAAAACAGCTCAGGGAGCTTGTGGCCGACGGGATGATCGAACGGACGGTCTATCCCGAGGTCCCTCCACGGGTCGATTACGCCATCACGGATGATGGCCGTTCGGCCCTTCCCGTTCTTGTGGCATTGAATGAATGGGGCAATGAGTACCAGAAACGGAAGTACGGGAACTGGAGCCAGAAATGTGCGGACACGTTTCGTGACGACCCGGAAGAATAGGCCGTCGCTAACTGTATATGGTAACTGAATGGGTACTGGGGAATTATCTGGTTATTCCGGGATTTATTTTGGGTGGGATCTGCGGATCTCACCCGCATTTTTCCCGATGTTTAAAATTTTTCATGGCGCCCGGAAGAATTCCAGACCCGGGGTACCGTGGGATATCCTTTGAGTAATCCCGGCAGACCCGGATGAAAAAAGATTAGTGTTCGTCGCAGCGGAGCACGCCGCCATGGCCGATGTCTTCGAGACTGTGCTCGTCGATCATGATCGTAACCAGATCCGGTTCGATCTTGAGCGTTGAGACAAGGGTGTTTGTGAATTCCTTGACGATTTTGCGTTTCTGTTCTGTGGTCCAGCCTTTGCGCATCTTGAGAATAACGACGGGCATAATCGCACCTTAACTTAAGATATCTGAACGTATGCTATTTACTCCCTCGCGTTCGGATCGGATGTGGAAGAGATGGCCGGGGCGGACCCGGAGAGATCGCGGTCAAATCCCGGAACAAGGGGCACGGATATGCAGCCTTATTTTTCCCGGAGGATTTCAACAACCCGATCGACAATTGCCCTTATTGTTTCATCCTTCAGGTAACCTGCGACATACTGGACAATCCGTGTATCGGCTGTAAAAATCCTGGCAGGCCGGATATTGCTCTCCTGCTGGAGGGATCCGGACGAGAAATCGCCATCACCGATTAAAATTGCATGGCGATCGGACAGCAGCCTGCTGGTTATCTGGCAAAGGATAACATTATCACCATCAGGTGTGGCAAGGACAAGAGCGGGGTGTTTCTTTGCGCTGCTTAAGTCCGAAAAAGGAAACAAAACGACAACAACGTCGCCCTTTACAAGTCCGCCCATGCCTCGTCTTCCTCGGGACGCAACCAGTCCTTTTTCAGGGAAGATTCGCTGGCAAGAGCGGTATCACTGATCAATTTGCCGGCTTTCTTCTTCTTTTCCCGGATAAAATCAAGGATCTCACGATAGAGCTGGCGCGGCACCTG
Proteins encoded in this window:
- a CDS encoding tautomerase family protein, producing MPVVILKMRKGWTTEQKRKIVKEFTNTLVSTLKIEPDLVTIMIDEHSLEDIGHGGVLRCDEH
- a CDS encoding type II toxin-antitoxin system PemK/MazF family toxin, yielding MGGLVKGDVVVVLFPFSDLSSAKKHPALVLATPDGDNVILCQITSRLLSDRHAILIGDGDFSSGSLQQESNIRPARIFTADTRIVQYVAGYLKDETIRAIVDRVVEILREK
- a CDS encoding winged helix-turn-helix transcriptional regulator codes for the protein MPRSSPVGTCPIQISLSVIGGKWKPIILWFLKDEPVRFSGIQKKIPGITQMMLAKQLRELVADGMIERTVYPEVPPRVDYAITDDGRSALPVLVALNEWGNEYQKRKYGNWSQKCADTFRDDPEE
- a CDS encoding MBL fold metallo-hydrolase; the encoded protein is MDRVYHVGNATITKIPELILDSNSPEYLYPQWDPAFLLEHEHWLVPENMDQTRTHVIQSIHTWLIRTRQHTILIDTATGNDKERVWFPRLNRLNTPYLERLKAAGVTPEMVDYVILTHLHVDHVGWNTRLVDGVWEPTFPNATYVFSKAEQRHYSDPENYPEKNRVKFIIYKDSVLPVIHAGQAEIVLPDGTEFLEGVSLYPVPGHSPGQMAVGLTSNGEEALFGGDVMHHPVQVYRPEWNSVYCEDTEKARASRKWVLDYLADRHALYFSSHFAGTSAGRVTRTGNSFKWKFC